Sequence from the Collinsella aerofaciens ATCC 25986 genome:
CAATACGCGCCACCATGCCCGAGGAGAAGTTCTTAAGCGGCATGTCGACAAAGTTCTGCAGCTCAGCGAACTCGATAATGCCGTCAAAGTTGGCGTCGATGAACTCCTTGGTGTAGCCGAGCAGGGCACCGTTCAGATAGATGTTCTCGCGGGCGGTCAGCTCGGGGTCAAAGCCGGCACCAAGCTCAATCAGCGGCGCGATGTTACCGTGCACCTTAACGCTGCCCTCACTGGGCTCAAGCACGCCAGCGATGATCTTGAGCATCGTAGACTTGCCGGAACCATTGGTGCCGACCAGACCCACAACTTCGCCGCGATGAATATCGAACGAGATGTGCTTAAGCGCCCGAAACTCCTCAAAGAACAGCTCGTGCTTGGCAAGCTTAATGAAGTACTCCTTGA
This genomic interval carries:
- a CDS encoding ABC transporter ATP-binding protein, coding for MTESVVDYSEQPLAVEVDDVTMIFNMASESLTNLKEYFIKLAKHELFFEEFRALKHISFDIHRGEVVGLVGTNGSGKSTMLKIIAGVLEPSEGSVKVHGNIAPLIELGAGFDPELTARENIYLNGALLGYTKEFIDANFDGIIEFAELQNFVDMPLKNFSSGMVARIAFAIATITEPDILIVDETLSVGDVFFQQKCEARIQHFIQSGDVTVLFVSHSMEQVERICQRAVWIEKGDLRMDGPVDEVCKAYREQFN